A part of Vulcanisaeta moutnovskia 768-28 genomic DNA contains:
- a CDS encoding aldehyde dehydrogenase family protein, translating into MSLPRLDHFINGEFVKPSSGEYRIKRSPIDDSPLTEVAVGSREDARAAIDAAYDALKNWSRLTPIRRSEYLYKMLEEFRKMEDEFIKVLIEEGGGIYKKAWGEVVFTERLIQNAAEMARHYEGKVLNSDSEATISMVFKKPKGVVGVITPWNYPLSISMKKIAHALAIGNTVVYKPASDTPITGYMIAQLAQRAGLPKGVLNVVFGSGGVVGDEIVVSKRVSHITFTGESATGREIASKAGGSLKTVTLELGGSDPLIILDDADPDYAARLAVFAAFFHQGQICTAAKRIIVHRGIADKFIQKFVEYTRILRIGDPRADKNMDQGPLINHNQVETMQGFLKDALDHGAQVLFGSDVKGNYFTPTILTNVDLNMRVMKEEVFGPIRPVIVVDDDQQAIEIANSNDYGLSGAVITKDINRALNIAENVESGMFHINDVTFLEESHVPFGGIKASGMGREGGEYSFHENTFDRWLTITLRTRRFPIPSTLKS; encoded by the coding sequence ATGTCTCTGCCTAGGCTGGATCACTTCATAAATGGCGAGTTCGTTAAGCCCTCAAGCGGCGAGTATAGAATCAAGAGGAGTCCCATTGATGATTCTCCACTGACTGAGGTTGCGGTGGGTAGTAGGGAGGACGCCAGGGCAGCCATAGATGCTGCCTATGACGCGTTAAAGAATTGGTCTAGGTTGACGCCGATAAGGCGGAGTGAGTATCTTTACAAGATGCTTGAGGAGTTTAGGAAGATGGAGGATGAGTTCATTAAGGTCTTGATTGAGGAGGGTGGCGGTATCTACAAGAAGGCCTGGGGTGAGGTTGTCTTCACTGAGAGGCTTATCCAGAATGCCGCTGAGATGGCTAGGCATTATGAGGGTAAGGTGCTTAATTCTGATAGTGAGGCCACGATATCCATGGTGTTCAAGAAGCCTAAGGGCGTTGTTGGTGTTATAACTCCCTGGAACTACCCATTGTCAATATCAATGAAGAAGATAGCTCATGCCCTAGCCATAGGGAATACCGTGGTTTACAAACCAGCCAGTGATACACCAATAACGGGCTATATGATAGCTCAACTGGCCCAGAGGGCTGGTCTTCCTAAGGGTGTGTTGAATGTTGTGTTTGGTTCTGGTGGTGTTGTTGGTGATGAGATAGTTGTTAGTAAGAGGGTTAGCCATATAACCTTCACTGGTGAGTCGGCTACGGGTAGGGAGATAGCGTCTAAGGCTGGTGGTTCTCTGAAGACCGTGACCCTCGAACTTGGCGGTAGTGACCCATTGATAATACTTGACGATGCCGACCCAGACTATGCTGCTAGGCTCGCAGTTTTCGCAGCCTTCTTCCATCAGGGCCAGATCTGTACGGCTGCCAAGAGGATTATTGTGCATAGGGGTATTGCGGATAAGTTCATTCAAAAGTTTGTGGAGTACACGAGGATACTCAGAATTGGCGATCCTAGGGCTGATAAGAATATGGATCAAGGACCATTAATTAACCATAACCAAGTCGAGACAATGCAGGGATTCCTAAAGGATGCTTTAGACCATGGTGCTCAGGTATTATTTGGTAGTGATGTTAAGGGTAACTACTTCACGCCAACAATACTTACTAATGTTGATCTAAACATGAGAGTTATGAAGGAGGAAGTCTTCGGCCCAATAAGGCCTGTGATCGTTGTTGATGACGATCAACAAGCTATTGAGATTGCCAATAGTAATGATTATGGGCTCAGTGGTGCCGTTATCACCAAGGACATAAATAGGGCGCTGAATATTGCAGAAAATGTGGAGTCAGGCATGTTCCACATAAACGATGTAACATTTCTAGAGGAGAGCCATGTACCCTTTGGAGGAATTAAGGCATCTGGCATGGGTAGGGAGGGTGGTGAGTACTCTTTCCATGAGAATACTTTCGATAGGTGGTTAACGATAACCCTACGTACTAGGAGATTCCCAATACCATCAACCCTAAAGTCATAA